In a single window of the Nicotiana tomentosiformis chromosome 8, ASM39032v3, whole genome shotgun sequence genome:
- the LOC138898031 gene encoding uncharacterized protein, translating to MPKGMWYARYLGNVITWCNNMGAPNTIWKRLDMMVYNSQWYELYGRTTVTHPANTYSDHVPLLIQFSFIKKVNVRYFNFLNFWPDHEDFSNVVKSIWEEDIQGNPLWSLYQKLKRTASKLSSWSREAYGDIHEEPRRLEREISNLEMILMNDNSGGNRTKLYKSKAEYIRYLKIQDFILRQKARVKWLSEGDSNTSYFHNVIKDKRRKLGINKIQNEYLQWVEGTKEVSEVASRYFQGIFSQKPEYNDYSKLNIIDPVVSEDINKN from the coding sequence ATGCCTAAGGGAATGTGGTATGCAAGGTATCTTGGCAATGTGATTACATGGTGTAATAACATGGGAGCTCCCAATACTATATGGAAGAGACTTGATATGATGGTTTATAACTCACAATGGTATGAATTGTATGGTAGGACTACTGTTACCCACCCTGCTAATACATATTCTGATCATGTGCCACTTCTTATCCAATTCAGCTTTATTAAAAAGGTTAATGTAAGGTACTTTAATTTTCTCAATTTCTGGCCGGATCATGAGGATTTCTCTAATGTCGTCAAAAGTATATGGGAAGAGGATATCCAAGGTAATCCTCTTTGGTCCTTATACCAGAAGCTTAAAAGGACTGCCTCCAAACTCAGTTCCTGGTCAAGAGAAGCTTATGGAGACATTCATGAAGAACCTAGAAGACTCGAGCGAGAAATTTCTAACCTTGAAATGATTCTGATGAATGATAACAGCGGGGGCAATAGAACCAAGTTGTACAAATCAAAGGCTGAATAtattagatatctcaaaattcagGATTTTATATTGAGACAGAAAGCTAGAGTTAAATGGCTCTCTGAAGGTGATTCTAATACTTCTTACTTTCATAATGTGATCAAGGATAAAAGAAGGAAATTGGGCATCAACAAGATTCAGAATGAATATTTACAATGGGTGGAAGGAACTAAAGAAGTCTCTGAAGTTGCATCGAGATATTTCCAGGGAATTTTTAGTCAGAAACCTGAGTATAATGACTACTCTAAATTGAATATTATTGACCCAGTTGTTTCAGAGGATATTAATAAAAATTGA